In Ruminiclostridium papyrosolvens DSM 2782, the following proteins share a genomic window:
- a CDS encoding transposase, whose protein sequence is MLNLYVYGYFNRIRSSRKLMPKCTRNVELFYLLKKLTPDFRTISDFRKDNTKALKNTFRAFVKLCMKLDLYQKELLAIDGSKFRAVNSKDNTYNAEILEKKLKRIDEHILDYLYRMDQEDKSEPEARRMHSKDGFHCCYNIQTAVDKGSHLIADYEVTNRNTDQGLLKQVAQNAKEILEIETVEVVADKGYESRQDILNCVMNGIVPNVALKYDKHERLYAIDYEDTEITEEIKNSKKSCQCPNRCTGGKSPKTVSFGPKTKYVPVRMYGSPSIKLNPVPADIPLNPFNHTLDRKDYIPRKVVLRIKEDIAKWYAPL, encoded by the coding sequence TTGCTCAATCTTTATGTATATGGGTATTTTAACAGGATACGTTCAAGCCGTAAGCTCATGCCGAAATGCACAAGGAATGTTGAACTGTTTTACCTTCTAAAAAAGCTGACCCCTGATTTCAGAACTATCTCCGACTTTCGCAAAGATAACACAAAGGCTTTAAAGAACACCTTCCGTGCCTTTGTCAAACTGTGTATGAAACTGGACTTATACCAAAAAGAGCTTTTGGCTATCGATGGTTCAAAATTCAGGGCGGTTAATAGTAAAGATAATACATACAATGCCGAAATCCTTGAAAAGAAGCTGAAAAGAATTGACGAACATATTTTAGATTATCTCTACCGCATGGATCAAGAAGATAAATCCGAGCCGGAAGCCCGCCGGATGCACAGTAAAGATGGATTCCATTGTTGCTACAATATTCAGACAGCAGTTGATAAGGGTAGCCATCTAATTGCGGACTATGAAGTTACCAACCGTAATACCGACCAGGGATTACTTAAGCAAGTAGCCCAAAATGCAAAGGAAATTCTTGAAATAGAAACTGTTGAGGTAGTAGCAGATAAAGGCTATGAAAGCCGTCAGGATATTTTAAACTGTGTAATGAACGGAATAGTTCCAAACGTTGCTTTAAAATATGATAAGCATGAAAGACTTTATGCAATTGACTATGAAGATACAGAAATAACGGAAGAAATAAAGAACTCAAAAAAATCGTGTCAATGCCCGAACAGATGTACCGGAGGGAAAAGCCCTAAAACGGTCAGTTTTGGGCCTAAAACAAAATATGTTCCGGTGCGTATGTATGGAAGTCCTAGTATTAAGCTTAACCCTGTGCCAGCCGACATACCTCTCAATCCATTTAATCACACCCTTGATCGTAAAGATTATATCCCAAGGAAGGTAGTTCTTAGAATAAAAGAAGATATCGCAAAGTGGTATGCTCCCCTCTAG
- a CDS encoding family 43 glycosylhydrolase: MPNPYLPLWEYIPDGEPRVFGDRVYVYGSHDNAGSDKFCDYKLKVWSAAIDDLSSWTCHGHIFHTRNDRDHTSDTFWTDCDLYAPDVVEKDGKYYLYAYIMNAKGCVAVSDTPEGPFKLISQYRYNIPKGKEKDCFGRGWFIDPGVLVDEDGKVYIYCGYERSFVVEINPDNMCEIMDGTYQDDIIPIEEPFMFFEACSPRKIKDTYYLIYSPRTGSRLVYATSKYPKGPFEYRGVIVDNGIDYPGGNNHGSICNINDQWYIFYHRMTNGTVMSRRACVEKIEIMADGTILEVGMTSLGFEESLSPYKITPAEIACVLKGGCFITEKNVTLRPITSITNGCIIGYKFFDFGKDCSSKTMKFSALIKGTGCKSNIKVLVDRYENGEEIGMCEICPDDGIYSAVVKNVTGRHALYFVVEDSFGGCFTDMFKGRHLFEFESFVFMK, from the coding sequence ATGCCCAATCCCTATCTCCCGTTGTGGGAGTATATTCCCGATGGCGAACCTAGAGTTTTCGGCGACCGTGTATATGTTTACGGATCCCATGATAATGCAGGCTCAGACAAATTCTGTGACTACAAACTGAAGGTGTGGTCAGCGGCAATTGATGATCTAAGTAGTTGGACCTGCCATGGTCATATCTTCCATACGAGAAATGATCGCGATCATACATCGGATACCTTTTGGACAGATTGTGATCTTTATGCACCGGATGTAGTCGAAAAGGACGGAAAATACTATCTTTACGCATACATAATGAATGCAAAGGGATGTGTTGCGGTAAGTGATACACCTGAAGGCCCATTTAAGCTGATTTCACAATACAGGTACAATATCCCCAAGGGCAAGGAGAAGGACTGCTTCGGTAGAGGTTGGTTTATTGACCCTGGCGTACTTGTTGACGAGGATGGGAAAGTGTACATTTACTGTGGGTATGAGCGTTCGTTCGTTGTAGAAATCAATCCTGATAACATGTGTGAAATTATGGATGGAACATATCAGGATGATATTATTCCTATAGAAGAACCGTTTATGTTTTTTGAGGCCTGCTCTCCAAGAAAGATCAAAGATACATACTATCTCATCTATTCTCCGAGAACAGGCAGTAGGCTTGTTTACGCTACATCAAAATATCCAAAAGGTCCATTTGAATATCGAGGTGTTATTGTTGACAACGGCATTGATTATCCAGGTGGAAACAATCATGGTTCAATCTGTAATATTAATGATCAATGGTATATTTTCTACCATCGCATGACAAACGGTACAGTTATGTCGAGGCGTGCGTGTGTTGAGAAGATTGAAATAATGGCTGATGGAACAATCCTGGAAGTCGGAATGACGTCTCTCGGCTTTGAGGAATCGCTTTCACCTTATAAAATTACTCCGGCGGAAATTGCTTGTGTATTAAAAGGCGGCTGCTTTATAACAGAAAAGAATGTAACATTAAGGCCTATTACATCAATTACAAATGGTTGTATTATTGGCTATAAATTTTTTGATTTTGGTAAAGATTGTTCAAGCAAAACGATGAAATTTAGTGCCTTAATAAAAGGTACAGGGTGTAAGTCAAATATAAAGGTTCTAGTTGACCGTTATGAAAACGGAGAGGAAATAGGCATGTGTGAAATATGCCCTGATGATGGCATTTATAGTGCGGTTGTGAAGAATGTAACGGGTAGACATGCCTTATATTTTGTAGTTGAGGACAGCTTCGGAGGTTGTTTTACCGATATGTTCAAGGGCAGGCATCTGTTTGAGTTTGAATCCTTTGTTTTTATGAAGTAG